The Hippoglossus stenolepis isolate QCI-W04-F060 chromosome 12, HSTE1.2, whole genome shotgun sequence genome segment AAGGCAAAGCCCACAATGAAGAGTTTAAGACGTAGCCAGAGCGAGTCTCGGATCACTCTGTGAAGGAAGCATTGAGGCTGAGCTGCTTAATGTCTCGGTGCGGGCCCGGGTGCAGGGTCTGCAGAGCTGGACGATTAAAAACAGCGGCTAGTTCAGGTGGAGGGTCTGCTTCATGAACTCATAGGTGGTGAAGGCCACAGCTTGGGAGGGGACACAGCGGATGTAGTTGAGAGAAAGGCCTCGGTACAATCCCTTCTTGATCCCGTACTCATTATACACGTACTTCAGGGTCTTGCTCAGTGATCTGTGCGAGACAAGATATTACACATGCTTTAgaatgacagagaaaaacatttagagaaatgtttttgattaaataataaaatgatgatCCTGAATATGAGCAcgatatgtctcctttaaaagaaagtcatatgttgttgtttttatgatcaAAGTAAATTTCTATTAACTGTGTTGAGATAAAGTATTAAATCTACAGGACAGTTGTTATTGACATAATCAgtcttgtttgttgttgatgcCTGTCTGTGCTATGAGGAACTAAAACCTGTCTATGGACCGAAGCCATACTAACATGAAAAAAGTGTCTTGGACAGGAGACAAATGACCTTGTATGGCGTTGATGTAGTGACTGAACACATTCTTTGAAAGAATCTTGAATGTTTAGGGAAAGCAGGTACTGCAGGAGCAATGAGCGATGCCTGGACTGGTTTAATGTGAACTTACACAGGTATAAACAGTATGTTGCTGAAGTCATACAGCTGGCTTCCACCTCTTCTCCTTAAAGGCTTTAGTATTTTATCTAATGTAAACAGCTCTCTTAGCTCTGGAATTCGTTTTTTCCTTACTTCCAAGCAAAATATTCATCAAACTCTGCTTTCACAACCAAAAGTGGAATCGACTATTTTAAGTGGAAACTTGGACAAAAAACCTttagagaggagcagggagcaACCATGACTTATTAAGGAACGAGAGTGTGCAGACCAACTTGCCTGAGGAAACTATAAACAGGTTCATTTTTAAACAACTCCGCCATTTAGAGACACACAGGCCTGAATACTAACAGATTCTTTAGCTTGATGAGCACTTGGCCTGTTACTTTTAAAATGGAGTTCATCAGCGCTGTGTTATCTGAGCTGTTTTCCTCCCTATAATAACCCTCAGAATAACAGCTCTCACAATTTCACTGTCAAATCCACAAATCAGTGATCAATCAACTATACTAAGAACTCTAATAGTCAAAAATGAGTCTAGTCCTTATTTTATGACATACACTGCACAAACTGATACATGTAATTGAAAGCAGAGCATCATTTTATGACACAACATTAAGAGTAAGAACATAAGTTCTACTTACACGCATTTCTCAGAGTCAGGAAGCACGGCTCCTAACTGCATTCTTCTCCTAGCCACATCCAACGGGTACCTGGTGAGAAGAAACACAATACGACACGTCAACTGCCAAATAAATCACACCAATCAATAACACGCCCGAGCTGTGAGCCACAAATTAAGCAGCCACATTGTCAGCTCATTATTCATGGAGTCTCGGAGCTCGTTGTATGCCAAGTAAGCGGTGTGCACACTTACGATATTGTCTGAGCGATGGCACCAGCAACGCCTCCGCAGAGCAGGTTGACGTGGGTCTTCAGGACGAGGACGTCGGGGTTGTCTGAGGAGGGGCGTCCCAGCCGTTCTGGGAAATGCTTCAAGCCGAGGGTCTTCAGGGTGCCGTAGGTGAAGAACGAGAACCCTGGAGGATAGAAGGCAAAGAGTAAAACTACATGAAGCGACACGAAgtcaatataaaacaaacactacCATCAGTCTATGCAAAACAATCTCAATGGTTACCTGCATAAGGGGCCATTCCGATAAGTGTTGGAGTAAGTCCCCTGTAGAAACCCAAAACGCCCCCCTCCTGTataaaaatgaaaggaaaaagaaatggCATTGcaattaaaatttttttttttttaaagccatcAATGTCTGCAAAGATCACCTTAAGGTAGATGGTGTGGAAGGCGTTGGCAATGCCGGTGTAGCGATGATCTCCTGTCACCTGGAAGGCCAGTCGGGCTCGGATCACATCCAGGGGGTAGGTGAATATCACCGCGGTCATCCCTGAAAACACGGTAGAAGGATACAAGTTATTGCTGTGGTTATGCTTCATCGTGATTTAACACTTAGGCTACTTTGTCTACTCAAACACAGATATCTAAATTCAAGGTTTAATAACCTAATAAGGTGTGAGTTTCCCTTTTAAATTGGAAGAACACACAATACTTCAAGTTGATTTGTCTGCGTTTTCTCCATTTGTATGGGTCATTCCGTGTCAATCATCAAACCTTTGGGCTGCACagtattaaatatgaaatttgGCGTGCTGATTTGTTCACATGAGAAACATCAAACCGAAATTTTAAGTGTCGCTTCTATCTCCCAATCAAGGGAGATTTGGGCTAATGAAGTTTGATCGTCTTGGGGGGACTTTGACCTTATCTCAGAGAAATGGTTCTCATATTGTTGTTAAGCTCTTTTCCAGCTCCTATTTGTCTAAACAGTATGCTATCCTTAATTCAAAAAACAACCCCACTATGAGTGATTATAACAGTTGGAGGTGAATtgcaaaaaaaactatatttaaaaactgctcAAAGTTTTACCAACGTTAGTTTATAATGTCACAAAGACCTGCAGAAAGTTTAGTGTTTGGTCTTTGAGTCGTTGCTGAGATATCATTACCTATTGGAACTTATTCTTAACAATGTTACAGAACAGCAGTTAGTGATCAGTGTATggtcacacacattcaaaatacCAATGCACAGCTCTGTTGCCACTGGATAGTGTGTTCGAAGAAATACAAGATGTGAGGAATCTGAATTTTTAAGGTAAATGATAATTCATTTTATCGCAAAACTACACTTAAACATTACTCTGTGACTGTTGAGAAATGAGAACATTTGCACTCGGGTGACAAATGTAAACAGTTTGTGCTCAACTAACAATCAAATGAGAAGGAAAAGTTGCCGGTGCAGTACATGACATCCAGCCGCCATGGAGTGAAAAAGGGAATCTTATCACTTTGGAAGATGAATTACCTGCCATAGAGCCGGCCACAAGGCGGTGGATGTGTCCAGAGATTCCTATCTGTTTACGTAGCAGCTGTAAATCAACAGGGAGGAGACAAGGGTCAAGAGGttcacaaatcaaaaataataaaatccacTGCATTTCACTTCAGATGTAGCAAAAGGTTTCtataacaaaaaacacacccaGTGACGACTTTAAAGCAAATCACGTTTCTATAAACAACCTCTAATGTCACTTTTTACACTGTacctttttatatttgtcaAAGGCCATGAACTGGATGGCTCCATACGGAAATATCCTGACCATCATTGCCCCGTTACCCTTGTACAAGCCAAGGAAGCCTTCTTTCTTTGGCACGGCCCGGATAGTGGAAAACACTCCTGCAAAGACACAACCAGACGTTCCGCTCATGTGGCACAGACGCGTGAAAACTCACTGGCTTTTCCATGTTTGCCTGCTGATCTTTTACCTAGATGTTTGTAATGGGGGTTCTGGGCTTGGAGAAGAATTTTGACTCTGTCCAGAGGAGCGATGGTGCTTTTGGCACAGCATCCTGCCACACCTGGACAAAAACAGGAACACATGTATTATTAAATATGTCGTGCAGATATCATTAGCATTATTTATACGTCAAGGTAACATGATGCCAAGTGCTGCTGTGGTGCTTACAACTGCATTACATTGGAGAAACAATTGACACTGACTTAAGtcgacatgaactctggagaatgtcccaGTTGGGTGCAGATATTTTTTTtgaagtttgcctttcacatataagGAACACAGCAGGTAATTGCCCAGTTTGGATGCATTTACAACAGGAAACTGTCTGGAGCGTTTAGGTGAGGTGTGGCGCCCAGGTAgagcaggcaggaggcaggacatgacgtattaATTCCTCTGTGGAaatcaggtgtttttgtttcgAGCATTTCACCACTGCCTTCAGCCCaaatcaccaaaagctctcgaatcttgttttcattcttcCACATGTAtagcacctctttttcatcttgagatatttgtttttaatattatatatatttgtatttttgttttcacagttttgagTCCGTCTGAGTTAGGCAGGCGTgtcgtcatcaacacgcccacttgctcgcAGTGAATCTCCAGACATAGTCCAGCTGTATTCTCACTCGGAGATTATCCAGTGTTTTCAAGGGGGGCTGgctgcaggaaaaactctggagaaggtCTTCAGCACCTGACTcgaacatttgtgttctcacatacagcccctgcagataatttcaggagaatgtccacagttcagtgcatgtctgaaagcagctaaagacaTAAAGCATTTAACCTCCTGGCATTGATTAGCTGAACGTAATATTGTGGCTGGTAAATCACCCTGGCTTACATGTGGGGTGACGTGCTGCAGGTATACAATCTGTAtttataccttttttttaacaaagcttCTATGAAGGCAGAAATCAGATTCTAGGTCACACGGGAAAGCAGCGGACAGAGAAGCAAAGGAGAAAGTGTCTCCGCAATAAAATGACTCAGTCCTGCAGACAGAGTGTCAAATTCCACGTTGTGTAAATCACTGCAGGTGTGAAAGTGATAGTACAGACTGATGAGTCAGATCATACCTCCAGCTA includes the following:
- the slc25a16 gene encoding graves disease carrier protein isoform X1 — encoded protein: MTSEAAVSTPAAISSTPANRDYYWVRSFVAGGVAGCCAKSTIAPLDRVKILLQAQNPHYKHLGVFSTIRAVPKKEGFLGLYKGNGAMMVRIFPYGAIQFMAFDKYKKLLRKQIGISGHIHRLVAGSMAGMTAVIFTYPLDVIRARLAFQVTGDHRYTGIANAFHTIYLKEGGVLGFYRGLTPTLIGMAPYAGFSFFTYGTLKTLGLKHFPERLGRPSSDNPDVLVLKTHVNLLCGGVAGAIAQTISYPLDVARRRMQLGAVLPDSEKCVSLSKTLKYVYNEYGIKKGLYRGLSLNYIRCVPSQAVAFTTYEFMKQTLHLN
- the slc25a16 gene encoding graves disease carrier protein isoform X2 — protein: MMVRIFPYGAIQFMAFDKYKKLLRKQIGISGHIHRLVAGSMAGMTAVIFTYPLDVIRARLAFQVTGDHRYTGIANAFHTIYLKEGGVLGFYRGLTPTLIGMAPYAGFSFFTYGTLKTLGLKHFPERLGRPSSDNPDVLVLKTHVNLLCGGVAGAIAQTISYPLDVARRRMQLGAVLPDSEKCVSLSKTLKYVYNEYGIKKGLYRGLSLNYIRCVPSQAVAFTTYEFMKQTLHLN